In Actinomycetes bacterium, a single window of DNA contains:
- a CDS encoding FABP family protein, which yields MSGMDDLEKLGPLKGLVGEWEGTKGLDVSHHHEEGAEGETVYREKVSFSAFGPVDNGRQTLYGLDYRMAAWRNDEEDPFHTEVGYWLWDADAGQVMRAFMVPRATVVLAGGSAGADDTEFTMVGELGESTYGVLENKYLAENASTKRYEVKITIGDDEWSYDEVTVLEMKEYDELYNHTDRNTLRRVG from the coding sequence ATGTCGGGCATGGATGATCTCGAAAAGCTCGGACCACTAAAGGGACTCGTCGGCGAATGGGAAGGCACCAAGGGCCTTGATGTCTCGCATCACCACGAGGAAGGCGCGGAGGGGGAGACCGTCTACCGCGAGAAGGTGTCCTTCAGCGCCTTCGGACCGGTCGACAACGGCCGCCAGACTCTCTACGGCCTCGACTACCGGATGGCTGCGTGGCGCAACGACGAGGAAGACCCGTTCCACACCGAGGTGGGTTACTGGCTCTGGGACGCCGATGCGGGCCAGGTCATGCGTGCATTCATGGTGCCCCGCGCGACTGTCGTGCTCGCGGGTGGCTCCGCCGGGGCGGACGACACCGAGTTCACGATGGTCGGTGAGCTCGGTGAGTCGACCTACGGCGTGCTGGAGAACAAGTACCTCGCCGAGAACGCGTCGACGAAGCGCTACGAGGTGAAGATCACCATCGGCGACGACGAGTGGTCATACGACGAGGTGACCGTGCTCGAGATGAAGGAGTACGACGAGCTGTACAACCACACCGACAGGAACACCCTGCGCCGCGTAGGCTGA
- a CDS encoding ferredoxin, whose protein sequence is MAAHTPNPYPEISFEARMNSAEFRVHSDAHITLDDTHCRDCTVRGCITACPADLFVPTSDGGIVFNYEQCFECGTCYLVCNEEGAITWTYPEGGHGVVFHNS, encoded by the coding sequence ATGGCAGCGCATACACCCAACCCATACCCGGAGATCAGCTTCGAGGCCCGGATGAACTCTGCGGAGTTCAGAGTCCACTCCGATGCCCACATCACCCTCGACGACACGCATTGCCGCGACTGCACGGTCCGTGGGTGCATCACGGCCTGCCCGGCCGACCTGTTCGTGCCCACCTCCGACGGCGGCATCGTATTCAACTACGAGCAGTGCTTCGAGTGCGGCACCTGCTACCTCGTGTGCAACGAGGAGGGCGCCATCACCTGGACCTACCCGGAGGGTGGCCACGGGGTGGTGTTCCACAACTCATGA
- a CDS encoding FAD-dependent oxidoreductase, translating to MTTADVIVVGAGPAGSAAALTAARAGKRVVLVERGPFPGSKNMYGGVIYGRVLDDLVPEWYREAPIQRWVTRRQTMIMTGTQALTVDYRTEAWGEEPYNGATAYRPDFDSWLADKAVDAGAELVCSTTVTGLLSEGGQVVGVRTDRPDGELTAPVVIAADGVNSFLAKEAGLYGEVDAANYTLGVKETIALPREVIDERFGVRGDHGVDIEIIGCTGDVPGGGFVYTNRDTIAVGLVLSLPSLAKGDVRPEKILADLKAHPAVAPLVEGGEVKEYSAHVIPEAGYDMMPEIVGNGILVTGDAAAMCLAAGIWLEGVNFAIGSGAAAGRAAAKAVDQGDASATGLSGYRSRLESSFVMQDHRRLREAPHLVMGDLAQKYLPAVACGVVEQVFQVDNPNPKPRLRKIVRSEMRRNGLRIRDAARDGWRALRTFG from the coding sequence ATGACGACCGCCGACGTGATCGTGGTCGGCGCCGGGCCCGCAGGCTCTGCTGCTGCGCTCACTGCCGCGCGCGCGGGCAAGCGTGTGGTGCTGGTGGAGCGCGGACCGTTCCCCGGTTCCAAGAACATGTACGGCGGGGTCATCTACGGCCGGGTGCTCGATGACCTGGTGCCCGAGTGGTACCGCGAGGCCCCGATCCAGCGTTGGGTGACGCGACGCCAGACGATGATCATGACCGGTACCCAGGCGCTCACGGTCGACTACCGCACCGAGGCATGGGGTGAGGAGCCCTACAACGGCGCCACGGCCTACAGGCCAGACTTCGATTCCTGGCTCGCCGACAAGGCGGTCGACGCCGGGGCCGAACTGGTCTGCTCCACCACGGTGACCGGCCTGCTGAGCGAAGGTGGGCAAGTGGTCGGCGTACGCACCGACCGCCCCGACGGCGAGCTCACGGCGCCAGTGGTGATCGCGGCCGATGGAGTCAACTCGTTCCTGGCCAAGGAGGCCGGCCTCTACGGCGAGGTCGACGCGGCCAACTACACGCTGGGCGTGAAGGAGACGATCGCCCTGCCCCGCGAGGTCATCGACGAGCGCTTCGGTGTGCGGGGCGACCACGGGGTGGACATCGAGATCATCGGATGCACCGGCGATGTGCCCGGTGGCGGATTCGTCTACACCAACCGGGACACCATCGCGGTCGGGCTGGTGCTGTCGCTCCCGTCCTTGGCAAAGGGGGACGTGCGGCCCGAGAAGATCCTGGCCGACCTCAAGGCGCATCCCGCGGTGGCACCCCTCGTGGAGGGTGGCGAGGTCAAGGAGTACTCCGCCCATGTGATCCCGGAGGCGGGCTACGACATGATGCCGGAAATCGTCGGCAACGGGATCCTCGTGACCGGTGATGCCGCAGCGATGTGCCTTGCTGCGGGGATCTGGCTGGAAGGCGTGAACTTCGCCATAGGTTCAGGTGCTGCGGCCGGCCGTGCGGCCGCCAAGGCTGTCGATCAAGGTGATGCATCGGCCACGGGGCTCTCCGGATACCGGTCACGACTCGAGTCGAGCTTCGTGATGCAGGACCACAGGCGGTTGCGCGAGGCACCACACCTCGTGATGGGCGATCTCGCACAGAAGTACCTTCCGGCGGTGGCCTGTGGGGTTGTCGAACAGGTCTTCCAGGTGGACAACCCGAACCCGAAGCCCAGGCTGCGCAAGATCGTGCGCTCTGAGATGCGCCGCAATGGACTGCGGATCCGCGACGCCGCACGAGACGGATGGCGCGCCCTGCGCACGTTTGGATGA
- a CDS encoding electron transfer flavoprotein subunit alpha/FixB family protein — protein MIAVVPVRAGELPAGGAEAVAEAGGAAVLVGESAMTASQELRGLATDVRVWDTPGFAPGAWAAVLAPLLAEERILLLPASPDGRDLAPRLAALLEHVPIAGAIEVREDRVTTVGFAGSSMAEHSLRGAAVVTLQPGVRGVEPDPMLEMSVTELDLQAPETAEAEIVEVLPPDVTTMDLAEAPRILGGGNGLEASERFVQLTGIATALDASVGTTRVITDKGWLPHERQIGTTGVVVDPRLYMAFGISGAVQHTSGLGSPDHVISVNTEANCPMMGLADLAIVADANATLDALEAELAALDDAAAEVTP, from the coding sequence ATGATCGCAGTGGTCCCGGTGCGTGCGGGTGAGCTGCCCGCGGGAGGCGCCGAAGCCGTCGCCGAGGCGGGCGGAGCAGCCGTGCTCGTGGGAGAGTCGGCAATGACGGCAAGCCAGGAGCTGCGCGGACTCGCAACCGACGTTCGGGTCTGGGACACCCCGGGCTTCGCGCCGGGTGCATGGGCTGCCGTGTTGGCTCCCTTGCTCGCGGAGGAACGGATCCTGCTGCTACCCGCCAGCCCCGACGGCCGCGATCTTGCTCCCCGGCTCGCGGCGCTGCTCGAGCACGTGCCCATCGCCGGCGCCATCGAAGTCCGCGAGGACCGTGTGACCACGGTCGGCTTCGCCGGGTCGTCGATGGCCGAGCACTCGCTTCGCGGCGCCGCTGTGGTCACGCTCCAGCCGGGCGTACGCGGCGTCGAGCCCGACCCGATGCTGGAGATGTCCGTCACCGAACTCGACCTGCAGGCACCCGAGACGGCCGAGGCGGAGATCGTCGAGGTGCTGCCGCCGGACGTGACCACGATGGACCTCGCAGAGGCCCCCCGGATCCTCGGTGGCGGCAACGGCCTCGAAGCGAGCGAGCGGTTCGTGCAACTCACGGGCATCGCCACCGCACTGGATGCCTCTGTCGGCACCACCCGGGTGATCACCGACAAGGGCTGGCTGCCCCACGAGCGCCAGATCGGCACCACGGGCGTGGTCGTGGATCCCCGCCTCTACATGGCGTTCGGGATCTCCGGCGCCGTGCAGCACACCAGCGGCCTCGGAAGCCCGGATCATGTGATCTCGGTCAACACCGAGGCGAACTGTCCGATGATGGGCCTCGCAGACCTGGCGATCGTGGCCGACGCCAACGCCACCCTCGATGCCCTCGAAGCAGAGCTGGCAGCTCTCGACGATGCGGCCGCCGAGGTGACCCCATGA
- a CDS encoding ferredoxin, whose translation MRIKYDRDACQGHNRCYLLAPEVFDVDDEGYAVLRIEGDVPAELEEKARLAADNCPEYAITIEE comes from the coding sequence ATGAGGATCAAGTACGACCGCGACGCCTGCCAGGGCCACAATCGCTGCTACCTGCTGGCACCAGAGGTGTTCGACGTGGATGACGAGGGATACGCAGTGCTCCGCATCGAAGGTGACGTGCCCGCCGAGCTGGAGGAGAAGGCCCGGCTCGCGGCCGACAACTGCCCCGAGTACGCAATCACGATCGAGGAGTGA
- a CDS encoding SDR family oxidoreductase: MTEANVLVTGAARGIGAEVCRQFARQGARVVALDRCEDDKRIDYPLATAEQLDAVVADCGGGATAVVADVADRGALMAAVEGLPTFDAVVCAAGVLWGGGPLWETPEEAWEAQVGVNTTGVLNTAAATVPAMLDAAEPRSGRFVAVASAAASRGLPSLGSYSATKHAVVGLVRSLAADLGDSGITANAVAPGATRTDILEASAAVYGLDTPEQFSEHHLLGRLLEPAEVASAIVWLCSPAAAAITGAVLPVDAGMTAS; encoded by the coding sequence ATGACAGAAGCCAATGTGCTGGTCACCGGTGCGGCCCGCGGCATAGGCGCCGAGGTCTGCCGACAGTTCGCCCGGCAGGGTGCCCGCGTGGTTGCGCTCGACCGCTGTGAGGACGACAAGCGTATCGACTACCCCCTCGCCACAGCAGAACAGCTTGACGCCGTGGTGGCGGATTGTGGCGGCGGTGCAACGGCGGTGGTGGCAGACGTAGCTGACCGCGGCGCCCTGATGGCAGCAGTGGAGGGCCTGCCCACCTTCGACGCGGTGGTTTGCGCCGCGGGGGTGCTGTGGGGTGGAGGCCCGCTTTGGGAAACGCCCGAAGAGGCATGGGAGGCCCAGGTGGGTGTCAACACCACCGGAGTGCTCAACACCGCCGCAGCAACGGTGCCGGCGATGCTCGACGCAGCCGAGCCGCGGTCCGGTCGTTTCGTGGCCGTGGCCTCCGCTGCAGCTTCGAGGGGTTTGCCTTCACTCGGCAGCTACTCGGCAACCAAGCATGCGGTCGTCGGTCTGGTGCGGTCCCTCGCAGCCGACCTCGGCGACTCGGGCATCACCGCCAACGCGGTGGCGCCGGGTGCCACCCGCACCGACATCCTCGAGGCCTCAGCCGCCGTCTACGGGCTCGACACGCCCGAGCAGTTCAGTGAGCACCATCTGCTGGGCCGACTGCTCGAGCCGGCCGAGGTGGCATCCGCGATCGTCTGGCTCTGCAGTCCGGCCGCTGCTGCGATCACGGGTGCCGTGCTTCCGGTGGACGCCGGAATGACTGCGTCGTGA
- the mftF gene encoding mycofactocin system glycosyltransferase (Members of this protein family, MftF, are putative glycosyltransferases, members of PF00535 (glycosyl transferase family 2). The encoding gene is found as part of the mycofactocin cassette, in Mycobacterium tuberculosis, many other Actinobacteria, and occasional members of other lineages. Mycofactocin itself, a putative redox carrier, is a heavily modified derivative of the C-terminal Val-Tyr dipeptide of the mycofactocin precursor MftA (TIGR03969), and its mature form is not yet known.), whose product MSQRPPSALRGWPVCADESLRRLAPQVWLGGSPLRLFRLTEPGDELLRELEAAGPGGLAVNGSAATRLIDRLVTTGAANPLPVQGDTTPDPAEVTLVVPVRDRARSLDRLLERWRSASPGPPRAAVVVDDGSVESGEVAAVAGRHAATLLVNETPRGPAAARNAGLRQVRTPLVAFVDSDVRADGDWLAPLLAQMADPRVALVAPRVRSRPGPGALARYEFEHSPLDLGAEPSVVRPRARVAYLPAATLVGRVSVLRDLGGFDESMRFGEDVDLVWRVVDAGHGARYEPASQVFHAPRADWLGWARQRFAYGSSAAPLHTRHPGSVAPVSCSGWSAAMWALAGAGHPVAALAVGAGSGAALARKLEGVAPTDSAMLAVKGHAGAARGLSRAVVRPWWPVALAASAVSRRARRFVLASVATTVASAEGTVADRFTSLADDAVYGAGVWWGAARERSFGALLPALPRWP is encoded by the coding sequence GTGAGTCAGCGGCCCCCGTCCGCGTTGCGGGGCTGGCCGGTGTGCGCTGACGAATCGCTGCGCCGCCTGGCGCCACAGGTGTGGTTGGGCGGCTCGCCGTTACGCCTGTTCAGGTTGACGGAGCCAGGCGACGAGTTGCTCCGCGAGCTGGAAGCGGCGGGACCTGGTGGTCTGGCGGTCAACGGCTCCGCCGCAACCCGGCTGATCGACCGGCTGGTGACGACCGGAGCCGCCAATCCGCTCCCTGTGCAGGGCGACACCACTCCTGACCCGGCTGAGGTGACTCTGGTGGTCCCGGTCCGCGACCGGGCCCGGTCGCTCGACCGACTCCTCGAGCGATGGCGTTCCGCTTCGCCGGGCCCGCCGCGCGCCGCGGTGGTCGTGGACGACGGATCGGTCGAGTCCGGTGAGGTCGCCGCTGTGGCAGGCCGCCACGCCGCCACACTCCTGGTGAACGAAACGCCCCGGGGGCCCGCCGCTGCGCGCAATGCAGGGCTGCGCCAAGTGCGAACACCGCTGGTGGCGTTCGTCGACTCGGATGTCCGGGCCGACGGCGACTGGCTCGCGCCGCTACTCGCTCAGATGGCCGACCCCCGGGTGGCGCTCGTGGCACCACGGGTCCGTTCCCGGCCGGGTCCGGGCGCGCTGGCACGCTACGAGTTCGAACACTCTCCACTCGACCTGGGGGCTGAACCATCCGTGGTGCGTCCGAGGGCCAGGGTCGCCTACCTGCCCGCTGCCACTCTCGTCGGGCGGGTGTCGGTGCTGCGCGACCTGGGGGGATTCGACGAGTCGATGCGCTTCGGTGAGGACGTCGACCTGGTGTGGCGGGTTGTGGACGCCGGCCATGGCGCACGCTACGAGCCGGCCTCCCAGGTGTTCCACGCCCCGCGGGCGGACTGGCTCGGCTGGGCTCGGCAACGGTTCGCCTACGGGTCATCGGCTGCACCGCTGCACACGCGCCATCCGGGTTCGGTGGCGCCGGTGTCCTGTTCGGGGTGGAGCGCCGCGATGTGGGCGCTGGCGGGAGCCGGCCATCCGGTCGCTGCGCTGGCTGTCGGCGCTGGGTCTGGCGCCGCACTGGCTCGCAAGCTCGAGGGAGTGGCTCCGACTGACTCAGCGATGCTCGCGGTGAAAGGGCATGCGGGCGCGGCTCGAGGGCTGTCGCGTGCTGTGGTGCGTCCCTGGTGGCCGGTGGCTCTCGCAGCTTCGGCTGTCTCGCGACGAGCCCGCCGTTTCGTGCTTGCCTCGGTTGCCACGACCGTGGCCTCTGCAGAGGGCACGGTCGCCGACAGGTTCACCAGCCTGGCCGACGACGCCGTCTATGGCGCAGGGGTCTGGTGGGGCGCCGCTCGAGAACGGTCCTTCGGGGCGCTGTTGCCGGCCCTGCCCCGGTGGCCCTGA
- the mftE gene encoding mycofactocin biosynthesis peptidyl-dipeptidase MftE, with the protein MVSYRLGDLRWPDLAERSPILAVPTGSCEQHGRHLPVDTDTVIACAFAQALAQSRDDVVVAPPVSIGASGEHRGFPATLSIGTEAMRDVAVEIARSALPEPADAGAWAGFGGVLFVNGHGGNLEALEAAVSTLRGEGRRVAAWHPRVPDGDPHAGRTETSMMLHLAPDRVRMELAEPGPGTRFSEIGDVLRTDGLAAVAPNGVLGDPTAATAEHGKVLFEGLVADLLSAAAAVEG; encoded by the coding sequence ATGGTCTCGTACCGCCTGGGTGACCTGCGCTGGCCGGATCTCGCAGAGCGCTCGCCGATCCTGGCTGTGCCCACAGGCAGTTGCGAGCAGCATGGGCGTCACCTTCCCGTCGACACCGACACCGTCATCGCATGCGCGTTCGCCCAAGCGTTGGCGCAGTCGCGCGACGACGTCGTGGTTGCCCCACCGGTCAGCATCGGTGCCTCCGGCGAGCATCGGGGCTTCCCGGCCACGCTGTCGATCGGGACAGAGGCCATGCGTGATGTGGCAGTGGAGATTGCCCGCAGCGCCCTGCCCGAACCAGCCGACGCCGGGGCGTGGGCTGGCTTTGGCGGCGTGCTGTTCGTCAACGGACACGGAGGCAACCTCGAGGCGCTCGAGGCGGCCGTGTCCACGCTTCGCGGCGAAGGCCGACGCGTCGCGGCATGGCATCCCCGCGTGCCCGACGGCGACCCCCACGCTGGACGGACCGAGACGTCGATGATGCTCCACCTCGCTCCGGATCGGGTGCGGATGGAACTCGCGGAACCCGGCCCGGGCACACGATTCTCCGAGATCGGCGATGTGCTGCGCACCGACGGACTGGCGGCTGTCGCACCCAACGGCGTGCTTGGTGACCCCACCGCTGCAACCGCCGAGCACGGCAAGGTGCTCTTCGAGGGCCTCGTCGCCGACCTACTCTCGGCGGCCGCCGCCGTCGAGGGCTGA
- a CDS encoding putative mycofactocin-associated electron transfer flavoprotein has product MKWVDLRPVIDPVHGTVTPSERGGGFSPADRTALEVALQMAEAWECEAVIVCAGPPDADRGLLELAASGAMRVVRIDQSSGLHSETVADVLASVLGPGELDARAVVCGDLSYDRGSGSVPGLLAHHLQFAQALGLISVTPESAGATAVRRLDGARRERLAINGPAVYSVEGAVATLRRAPLSASLGSAAKGPTLHVERGRIEAHVEPPRMRPWRPRARVLPPPAGNSALDRITQLTGAGLDTEPPRSVEAEPAEAARMIVEQLRSWGYLGGDD; this is encoded by the coding sequence GTGAAGTGGGTCGACCTCCGACCCGTGATCGATCCCGTGCATGGCACGGTCACTCCGTCCGAGCGCGGCGGGGGTTTCTCCCCTGCCGACCGCACCGCCCTCGAGGTGGCCCTGCAGATGGCCGAGGCCTGGGAGTGCGAAGCCGTGATCGTGTGCGCAGGCCCCCCGGATGCAGACCGTGGACTGCTGGAACTCGCCGCGTCCGGAGCCATGCGGGTCGTGCGGATCGACCAGTCCTCGGGGCTGCACTCCGAGACCGTGGCCGACGTGCTGGCATCGGTTCTGGGACCCGGTGAGCTGGATGCACGAGCGGTCGTATGCGGCGACCTGAGCTACGACCGCGGATCCGGGTCGGTGCCGGGGCTGTTGGCGCACCACCTCCAGTTCGCGCAGGCTCTCGGCCTGATCTCCGTGACTCCGGAATCCGCAGGGGCCACCGCCGTGCGACGGCTCGATGGCGCGCGGCGCGAACGCCTCGCCATCAACGGCCCTGCGGTCTATTCGGTGGAGGGGGCGGTAGCCACCCTGCGCCGCGCCCCCTTGTCGGCGTCCCTGGGGTCAGCCGCGAAGGGCCCTACGCTCCACGTTGAGCGGGGCCGCATCGAGGCCCATGTGGAGCCACCCCGCATGCGGCCATGGCGACCGCGGGCTCGCGTGCTGCCACCGCCCGCAGGCAACAGCGCGCTCGATCGGATCACGCAGCTCACCGGCGCCGGCTTGGATACAGAACCACCCCGCTCCGTGGAGGCCGAGCCGGCCGAGGCGGCGCGCATGATCGTCGAGCAACTGCGGTCATGGGGGTACCTCGGCGGTGATGACTGA
- a CDS encoding cytochrome P450 — translation MTDSQDTVFPPIERPEHPPVQDWNTDFDHTIQDWAQNAPEIWQRYREGCPVAHTERFGGAWYPAKHNDVSDIAHDTDHFSSRGMIVNDMGFRGEAPVGFAPPISSDPPFHQIARKLFLGPMAPKAVTELEPQTRETCRRLIAELVADAEANDGLTDIAVNYSQHIPVRVIAHMLGLPESDGDRFRTFIHRILEKPGQIEVAPDETMAEYLAEVIIERRANPGDDLISYFLQADIDGMPLSDEHVFGSIALTLIAGIDTTWSAIGASLWHLAQHPEHMDRLRNEPDVWPFAIEEFLRFYAPVTMARVVSEDITVGDAEMKEGDWVLLPFPSANRDEEAFEDAGEFIIDRQRNRHAAFGLGIHRCAGSNLARMELRVALQEWVAAIQRFELADPDPDAVRWSTGQVRGPRELPVRILETAQGA, via the coding sequence ATGACCGACTCGCAGGACACCGTCTTCCCGCCGATCGAGCGGCCCGAGCATCCGCCGGTGCAGGACTGGAACACCGACTTCGACCACACGATCCAGGACTGGGCGCAGAACGCGCCGGAAATCTGGCAGCGCTACCGCGAGGGCTGCCCGGTTGCGCACACGGAACGCTTCGGTGGCGCCTGGTACCCGGCGAAGCACAACGACGTGTCGGACATCGCGCACGACACCGACCACTTCTCGAGCCGCGGGATGATCGTTAACGACATGGGCTTCCGTGGCGAGGCACCGGTCGGGTTCGCGCCGCCCATCTCGTCGGATCCGCCGTTCCACCAGATCGCGCGCAAGCTCTTCCTCGGCCCGATGGCACCGAAGGCGGTGACAGAGCTCGAACCGCAGACCCGCGAGACATGTCGTCGGCTCATCGCCGAGCTCGTGGCGGACGCGGAGGCCAATGACGGCCTCACGGACATCGCGGTGAACTACTCCCAGCACATACCTGTGCGGGTGATCGCCCACATGCTCGGCCTGCCCGAGTCCGATGGCGACCGTTTCCGCACGTTCATCCACCGGATCCTCGAAAAGCCCGGCCAGATCGAGGTCGCGCCTGACGAGACCATGGCCGAGTACCTCGCCGAGGTGATCATCGAGCGGCGGGCCAATCCGGGCGACGACCTGATCAGCTACTTCCTGCAGGCCGACATCGACGGAATGCCGCTGAGCGACGAGCACGTGTTCGGCTCGATCGCACTCACACTGATCGCAGGCATCGACACGACCTGGTCGGCCATCGGCGCGTCGCTGTGGCACCTCGCCCAGCACCCCGAGCACATGGACCGCCTGCGCAACGAGCCCGACGTGTGGCCCTTCGCGATCGAGGAGTTCCTGCGCTTCTATGCGCCGGTCACGATGGCCCGCGTGGTGTCCGAGGACATCACCGTCGGCGACGCCGAAATGAAGGAAGGTGACTGGGTGCTGCTGCCCTTCCCCTCGGCCAACCGCGACGAGGAGGCCTTCGAGGACGCCGGCGAGTTCATCATCGACCGCCAGCGCAACCGCCACGCCGCGTTCGGCCTCGGCATCCACCGCTGCGCCGGGTCGAACCTGGCCCGCATGGAACTCCGCGTGGCGTTGCAGGAGTGGGTGGCGGCCATTCAGCGGTTCGAGCTGGCAGACCCCGACCCCGACGCGGTGCGCTGGTCGACCGGCCAGGTACGCGGACCCCGCGAGCTACCCGTGCGCATACTCGAGACAGCCCAGGGAGCCTGA
- a CDS encoding MBL fold metallo-hydrolase: MAAPDSTQPKNATKHTAEVQRRFREESPMDWSDRADHDNATRGFVAAPPPGPVAGPRDHPAWNLGDYEFLDSEDAPDTVNPSLWRQAKLNMEAGLFTIADRIHQLRGFDLSEITIIEGDEGFIVIDPLISVETAAAAMELAREHLGDKPVTAVIYTHSHVDHFGGVKGVTTLEDVQEGRCRVVAPVGMVEAAVSENVYAGVAMSRRAQYMYGALLDRGPKGQVDAGLGKTNSLGTVTLIHPSDTVTETGQRLTLDGVEIEFQLTPGTEAPAEMNFYFPQFRALCMAENCSHNLHNLYTPRGAQVRDALAWAKYMDEAMVRFDGEVDLVFTSHHWPVWGAEESMDYLATQRDLYKFLHDQTLRQANKGLTMLECAEEVQLPDAIARHWCNRPYYGTVNHNVKAVYQRYLGWFTGNPADLHPLPPEPAAAKYVEYMGGAASIVERARADFEAGDYRWVAEVLNRVVFSDPDRSDPATSEAIQLLADTHEQLGYQAESGPWRNFYLVAAHELRNGLREGVGAAIETASMELVMAVEVPMLLDALALRLDPEACAGEHLVVNLVITDAAPDGGPEDHVLWVENSVLHHRNETHLDGAHATATLTKVELLMAIGGLGISEDIELEGEPDAFVRLAGWLDRPDANFAIVTP, encoded by the coding sequence ATGGCAGCCCCCGACAGCACCCAGCCCAAGAACGCGACCAAGCACACAGCCGAGGTCCAGCGCCGTTTCCGCGAAGAGAGCCCGATGGACTGGAGTGACCGCGCTGACCACGACAACGCAACCCGCGGGTTCGTGGCCGCACCACCGCCCGGCCCTGTCGCGGGCCCACGGGACCACCCCGCATGGAACCTCGGCGACTACGAGTTCCTGGACTCCGAGGATGCGCCCGACACGGTCAATCCCTCGTTGTGGCGCCAGGCGAAGCTCAACATGGAAGCGGGCCTGTTCACCATCGCCGACCGCATCCACCAGTTGCGCGGCTTCGACCTGTCGGAGATCACGATCATCGAGGGCGACGAGGGTTTCATCGTCATCGACCCGCTCATCTCCGTGGAGACAGCCGCCGCCGCAATGGAGCTCGCTCGTGAGCATCTCGGCGACAAGCCGGTCACGGCAGTGATCTACACGCACTCACACGTAGACCACTTCGGTGGTGTGAAGGGCGTGACAACGCTCGAGGACGTACAGGAAGGTCGTTGCCGTGTGGTCGCTCCGGTCGGCATGGTCGAGGCAGCCGTCAGTGAGAACGTGTACGCCGGCGTCGCGATGAGCCGACGTGCCCAGTACATGTACGGCGCGCTGCTCGACCGCGGTCCCAAGGGTCAGGTCGACGCCGGACTCGGCAAGACCAACTCGCTGGGGACAGTCACCCTGATACACCCGAGCGACACGGTCACCGAGACCGGTCAGCGGCTCACTCTCGACGGGGTGGAGATCGAGTTCCAGCTCACTCCCGGTACCGAGGCGCCGGCGGAGATGAACTTCTACTTCCCGCAGTTCCGGGCGCTGTGCATGGCCGAGAACTGCTCGCACAACCTGCACAACCTGTACACGCCCCGCGGAGCACAGGTTCGCGACGCGCTCGCCTGGGCGAAGTACATGGATGAGGCGATGGTGCGCTTCGATGGCGAGGTCGACCTGGTCTTCACCAGTCACCACTGGCCGGTGTGGGGCGCCGAGGAGTCGATGGACTACCTCGCCACCCAGCGCGACCTCTACAAGTTCCTGCACGACCAGACCCTGCGGCAGGCCAACAAGGGCCTCACGATGCTCGAGTGTGCAGAAGAGGTGCAGCTGCCGGATGCGATCGCTCGGCACTGGTGCAACCGGCCGTACTACGGCACGGTCAACCACAACGTGAAGGCCGTGTACCAGCGCTACCTCGGCTGGTTCACGGGCAACCCTGCCGACCTGCATCCGCTGCCCCCCGAGCCGGCTGCCGCCAAGTACGTCGAGTACATGGGCGGGGCGGCTAGCATCGTCGAACGAGCACGTGCGGACTTCGAAGCCGGCGACTACCGCTGGGTGGCCGAGGTTCTCAACCGGGTGGTGTTCTCCGACCCGGATCGCTCAGACCCGGCCACCTCAGAGGCGATCCAGCTCCTCGCCGACACCCACGAGCAGCTCGGTTACCAGGCCGAGTCAGGGCCGTGGCGCAACTTCTACCTCGTGGCCGCCCACGAGCTGCGCAACGGGCTGCGCGAAGGCGTCGGCGCTGCCATCGAGACGGCGTCCATGGAGCTGGTGATGGCGGTCGAGGTGCCGATGCTGCTCGACGCCCTGGCCCTGCGGCTCGATCCCGAGGCATGTGCCGGCGAGCACCTCGTGGTCAACCTGGTGATCACCGACGCCGCCCCCGATGGTGGGCCCGAGGACCATGTGCTCTGGGTGGAGAACTCGGTGCTGCACCACCGCAACGAGACCCACCTGGACGGGGCCCACGCCACGGCGACACTCACGAAGGTGGAGCTGTTGATGGCGATCGGCGGCCTCGGCATCAGCGAGGACATCGAGTTGGAGGGCGAACCCGATGCGTTCGTGCGTCTCGCCGGCTGGCTCGACCGTCCCGACGCGAACTTCGCGATCGTCACCCCCTGA